One Littorina saxatilis isolate snail1 linkage group LG12, US_GU_Lsax_2.0, whole genome shotgun sequence genomic region harbors:
- the LOC138982486 gene encoding protein mono-ADP-ribosyltransferase PARP14-like isoform X2 produces the protein MEDPTPPSTVMVKGFDLRKGEVCRFYFENTRKGGGDIAELVVDEDQEAIFITFEDPEVAQKVITMPHNIGGRDLEVSLYTPKKAAPMRHKSQEPAEEEEEAPLRTVVFHIGQETSESEDTYALFFESPRHGGGEVEAVNIDKDKGLVYITFEEPSVAERVAGKTHRIAGRQVEVTLFQPPKPRPTYPEKLLFKNIADGTARDCLCMYLERITGLDPAEVLYGDEVGTVLVTFDHEPDLVKTAQFCQKRKLEGRQLTVAKVPISNCLLVENLNDRTTEDTVELYFENKRSGGGAVEKVEMVPEENKCFVFFEDHEVLDGVLQKPHKIDGAQLSVKRYMECLGQSGGSQDPTAFTAPKPVVMTNVDPYKVAFLRQSQEIKAGFLQQLSNSHAEVKFEGNNLSIACSLNPSVPKARILARTWATDVQQVAGEFLGMIDVLKRHLVQQIWPEVETVVRSANIASPKGATFFLVPEESAFVVVGMKSIAKELLDKINTVATAAVEEAIEIRETLGSRREEMHYAQYCAYRPRR, from the exons ATGGAGGATCCCACCCCTCCTTCAACTGTCATGGTCAAAGGCTTTGATCTGAGGAAAGGTGAAGTGTGTCGCTTCTACTTTGAGAATACTAGGAAGGGAGGTGGAGATATCGCTGAACTTGTTGTGGATGAGGATCAAGAAGCCATTTTCATCACTTTTGAAGACCCGGAAG TGGCACAGAAAGTTATCACCATGCCACACAACATTGGAGGCCGTGACCTTGAGGTGTCCTTGTACACGCCAAAGAAAGCAGCACCAATGCGACACAAGTCCCAGGAGCCtgcagaggaagaagaagaagctccaCTGCGAACTGTTGTGTTTCATATTGGTCAGGAGACTTCAGAGAGTGAGGACACCTACGCCCTTTTCTTTGAAAGCCCTCGACATGGGGGTGGAGAGGTGGAGGCAGTCAACATTGACAAAGACAAAGGGCTTGTTTATATCACCTTTGAGGAGCCTTCAG TGGCGGAGAGAGTGGCAGGGAAAACACACAGGATCGCAGGTCGCCAAGTGGAGGTCACGCTTTTCCAACCCCCCAAGCCAAGGCCTACGTATCCTGAGAAGCTGCTGTTCAAGAACATCGCGGACGGCACTGCGCGCGACTGCCTCTGTATGTACCTGGAACGTATCACAGGTCTGGATCCTGCCGAAGTTTTGTACGGGGACGAAGTGGGAACCGTACTGGTCACCTTTGACCATGAGCCAG ATCTAGTCAAGACTGCACAGTTCTGCCAGAAGAGGAAGTTGGAAGGACGGCAGCTGACTGTGGCCAAGGTTCCAATCTCCAACTGTCTGCTTGTGGAAAATCTCAATGACAGGACGACAGAGGACACTGTGGAGCTGTACTTTGAGAACAAGCGCAGTGGAGGGGGTGCTGTGGAGAAAGTAGAGATGGTGCCAGAGGAGAACAAGTGTTTCGTCTTCTTTGAAGATCATGAGG TTCTAGACGGAGTGCTGCAGAAGCCACACAAGATTGATGGGGCTCAGCTGTCGGTGAAACGCTACATGGAGTGTCTGGGTCAGTCTGGGGGAAGTCAGGACCCCACCGCATTCACCGCACCCAAGCCTGTGGTGATGACCAACGTAGATCCATACAAAGTCGCCTTTCTCCGTCAGTCCCAGGAGATTAAGGCCGGCTTTCTTCAGCAGCTCTCCAACAGCCATGCAGAGGTGAAGTTTGAGGGGAACAACTTAAGCATTGCGTGCAGCCTGAACCCGTCAGTCCCCAAGGCTCGCATCCTTGCTCGCACCTGGGCCACGGATGTCCAGCAGGTGGCGGGAGAGTTTCTGGGGATGATTGACGTCCTCAAGCGTCATCTGGTGCAGCAGATTTGGCCTGAAGTGGAGACTGTTGTGAGGTCGGCAAACATCGCCAGCCCTAAAGGAGCCACGTTTTTTTTAGTGCCAGAGGAGAGTGCCTTTGTTGTGGTTGGCATGAAGAGCATCGCTAAAGAGCTCCTTGACAAGATCAACACTGTGGCCACAGCGGCGGTGGAGGAGGCTATCGAGATTCGTGAG
- the LOC138982486 gene encoding protein mono-ADP-ribosyltransferase PARP14-like isoform X1 — MEDPTPPSTVMVKGFDLRKGEVCRFYFENTRKGGGDIAELVVDEDQEAIFITFEDPEVAQNVITMPHKIGGRDLEVSLYTPKKAAPMRHKSQEPAEEEEEAPLRTVVFHIGQETSESEDTYALYFESPRHGGGEVEAVNIDKDKGLVYITFEEPSVAQKVITMPHNIGGRDLEVSLYTPKKAAPMRHKSQEPAEEEEEAPLRTVVFHIGQETSESEDTYALFFESPRHGGGEVEAVNIDKDKGLVYITFEEPSVAERVAGKTHRIAGRQVEVTLFQPPKPRPTYPEKLLFKNIADGTARDCLCMYLERITGLDPAEVLYGDEVGTVLVTFDHEPDLVKTAQFCQKRKLEGRQLTVAKVPISNCLLVENLNDRTTEDTVELYFENKRSGGGAVEKVEMVPEENKCFVFFEDHEVLDGVLQKPHKIDGAQLSVKRYMECLGQSGGSQDPTAFTAPKPVVMTNVDPYKVAFLRQSQEIKAGFLQQLSNSHAEVKFEGNNLSIACSLNPSVPKARILARTWATDVQQVAGEFLGMIDVLKRHLVQQIWPEVETVVRSANIASPKGATFFLVPEESAFVVVGMKSIAKELLDKINTVATAAVEEAIEIRETLGSRREEMHYAQYCAYRPRR, encoded by the exons ATGGAGGATCCCACCCCTCCTTCAACTGTCATGGTCAAAGGCTTTGATCTGAGGAAAGGTGAAGTGTGTCGCTTCTACTTTGAGAATACTAGGAAGGGAGGTGGAGATATCGCTGAACTTGTTGTGGATGAGGATCAAGAAGCCATTTTCATCACTTTTGAAGACCCGGAAG TGGCACAGAACGTTATCACCATGCCACACAAAATTGGAGGCCGTGACCTTGAGGTGTCCTTGTACACGCCAAAGAAAGCAGCACCAATGCGACACAAGTCCCAGGAGCCtgcagaggaagaagaagaagctccaCTGCGAACTGTTGTGTTTCATATTGGTCAGGAGACTTCAGAGAGCGAGGACACCTACGCCCTTTACTTTGAAAGCCCTCGACATGGGGGTGGAGAGGTGGAGGCAGTCAACATTGACAAAGACAAAGGGCTTGTTTATATCACCTTTGAGGAGCCTTCAG TGGCACAGAAAGTTATCACCATGCCACACAACATTGGAGGCCGTGACCTTGAGGTGTCCTTGTACACGCCAAAGAAAGCAGCACCAATGCGACACAAGTCCCAGGAGCCtgcagaggaagaagaagaagctccaCTGCGAACTGTTGTGTTTCATATTGGTCAGGAGACTTCAGAGAGTGAGGACACCTACGCCCTTTTCTTTGAAAGCCCTCGACATGGGGGTGGAGAGGTGGAGGCAGTCAACATTGACAAAGACAAAGGGCTTGTTTATATCACCTTTGAGGAGCCTTCAG TGGCGGAGAGAGTGGCAGGGAAAACACACAGGATCGCAGGTCGCCAAGTGGAGGTCACGCTTTTCCAACCCCCCAAGCCAAGGCCTACGTATCCTGAGAAGCTGCTGTTCAAGAACATCGCGGACGGCACTGCGCGCGACTGCCTCTGTATGTACCTGGAACGTATCACAGGTCTGGATCCTGCCGAAGTTTTGTACGGGGACGAAGTGGGAACCGTACTGGTCACCTTTGACCATGAGCCAG ATCTAGTCAAGACTGCACAGTTCTGCCAGAAGAGGAAGTTGGAAGGACGGCAGCTGACTGTGGCCAAGGTTCCAATCTCCAACTGTCTGCTTGTGGAAAATCTCAATGACAGGACGACAGAGGACACTGTGGAGCTGTACTTTGAGAACAAGCGCAGTGGAGGGGGTGCTGTGGAGAAAGTAGAGATGGTGCCAGAGGAGAACAAGTGTTTCGTCTTCTTTGAAGATCATGAGG TTCTAGACGGAGTGCTGCAGAAGCCACACAAGATTGATGGGGCTCAGCTGTCGGTGAAACGCTACATGGAGTGTCTGGGTCAGTCTGGGGGAAGTCAGGACCCCACCGCATTCACCGCACCCAAGCCTGTGGTGATGACCAACGTAGATCCATACAAAGTCGCCTTTCTCCGTCAGTCCCAGGAGATTAAGGCCGGCTTTCTTCAGCAGCTCTCCAACAGCCATGCAGAGGTGAAGTTTGAGGGGAACAACTTAAGCATTGCGTGCAGCCTGAACCCGTCAGTCCCCAAGGCTCGCATCCTTGCTCGCACCTGGGCCACGGATGTCCAGCAGGTGGCGGGAGAGTTTCTGGGGATGATTGACGTCCTCAAGCGTCATCTGGTGCAGCAGATTTGGCCTGAAGTGGAGACTGTTGTGAGGTCGGCAAACATCGCCAGCCCTAAAGGAGCCACGTTTTTTTTAGTGCCAGAGGAGAGTGCCTTTGTTGTGGTTGGCATGAAGAGCATCGCTAAAGAGCTCCTTGACAAGATCAACACTGTGGCCACAGCGGCGGTGGAGGAGGCTATCGAGATTCGTGAG
- the LOC138982471 gene encoding uncharacterized protein, translating to MTQRRSARRILHDFKPTSSTTELVSRLKLDSLIQRRTATRATMMYKIMSGLVEVAPREGTLTPVPRSTRGHTTRLQVPEFLTDSHRTSFFLSAIRLWNNIPQEAVSADSPQVFRTNVEAWLRGDVIQWPRRCDLARLAGKWSARPGFPGVVGAIDGTYITIPGTRDKNRDAYISFR from the exons ATGACACAGCGTCGTTCCGCAAGGAGGATCCTGCACGACTTCAAACCCACAAGTAGTACAACGGAACTCGTCTCCAGGCTCAAGCTGGACTCCCTCATACAACGGCGCACAGCGACCAGGGCAACCATGATGTACAAAATCATGAGTGGACTGGTCGAGGTAGCCCCAAGGGAAGGCACACTGACACCGGTCCCAAGATCAACCAGGGGGCACACCACCAGACTCCAGGTCCCAGAGTTCCTCACCGACTCACACAGAACGTCGTTCTTTCTGTCTGCAATCCGCCTCTGGAATAACATCCCCCAAGAGGCTGTGAGCGCAGACTCGCCCCAGGTCTTCAGAACCAACGTCGAGGCCTGGCTCCGAG GAGATGTTATCCAGTGGCCACGGAGGTGTGACCTGGCGCGATTAGCTGGGAAATGGTCAGCAAGACCTGGTTTTCCTGGCGTCGTGGGAGCCATTGATGGGACTTACATTACGATACCAGGAACCAGGGATAAAAACAGGGACGCGTACATCTCTTTCAGATAA